Proteins found in one Stigmatella aurantiaca genomic segment:
- a CDS encoding DUF5953 family protein, whose translation MTTRKRLAVLVYAPALTGKDRRTIDSVHGMERALPGLRLEWRLSKGGRPIALPQRDAWLIESVEDGGFPIVCNGDQSYPVTVWGRERDGLFSAGGQAQFEVHAKLPLDEPVIASAAAVLEGVAEGARALWGRATPYDAAVDIAYQTAPTLDGPPSPRRGLPALKLFEHIRAPEIPYYLGWLNYWSAAAAQAIGFPDPSRDADLLSRARRTETGGWVVQLTDTPLDLDNPAHLDALKRAYERFPEIGGRSAP comes from the coding sequence ATGACTACGCGAAAAAGACTTGCCGTCCTTGTCTACGCACCTGCGCTCACGGGCAAAGACCGCCGCACAATCGATAGCGTTCATGGAATGGAGAGGGCGCTTCCCGGCTTGCGCCTGGAGTGGCGACTCTCTAAAGGCGGGCGCCCCATCGCATTACCGCAGCGTGACGCGTGGCTCATCGAAAGCGTTGAGGACGGCGGATTCCCCATTGTGTGCAACGGGGACCAGAGTTATCCCGTGACGGTCTGGGGAAGGGAACGAGATGGACTCTTCAGCGCAGGCGGTCAAGCCCAGTTTGAGGTGCACGCAAAACTACCCCTGGACGAGCCTGTAATCGCGTCAGCGGCGGCTGTGCTTGAAGGCGTGGCGGAAGGAGCACGGGCGCTATGGGGGCGAGCGACGCCATACGACGCTGCGGTGGACATCGCGTATCAGACAGCACCCACGCTGGACGGGCCGCCATCCCCACGCCGGGGGTTGCCCGCCCTGAAGCTTTTCGAGCACATCCGCGCGCCCGAGATTCCCTATTACCTTGGGTGGCTGAACTATTGGTCTGCGGCTGCCGCTCAAGCCATCGGGTTCCCGGACCCATCGCGCGACGCGGATCTGCTCTCACGGGCGCGGCGCACGGAGACGGGCGGGTGGGTCGTGCAGCTCACGGATACGCCGCTCGACCTCGACAACCCCGCCCACTTGGACGCGCTCAAGCGGGCTTATGAGCGCTTCCCCGAGATCGGCGGCCGCTCAGCGCCTTGA
- a CDS encoding imm11 family protein encodes MTKRFFELADDVNVPHRWHLAMPRDRQGLKVDDGQFRLGFPVLLKERLRIPIEIAGTPLDYTEAGIMIPVVHVRVASMFAELAPDDVQLIPVDVEGHADQYLILVATRRIRCIDEQASRIELWTHEDGVPHKVGQYSSVRDMRIDKAKVGSAQVFRCEGWTGSLIVSGEIKGALAAMGATGTRFEEV; translated from the coding sequence ATGACCAAGCGCTTTTTCGAACTGGCCGACGACGTGAATGTGCCGCACCGCTGGCACCTAGCGATGCCCAGGGACCGTCAGGGCCTCAAAGTGGATGACGGGCAGTTCAGGCTTGGGTTCCCCGTCCTCCTCAAGGAGCGCTTGAGAATCCCTATCGAGATCGCGGGCACACCTCTGGACTACACAGAGGCGGGCATCATGATCCCGGTGGTCCATGTCCGGGTCGCGTCCATGTTCGCAGAACTGGCCCCGGATGATGTGCAATTGATCCCCGTGGACGTGGAGGGCCACGCCGATCAGTACCTCATCCTCGTTGCCACACGCCGCATCCGCTGTATCGACGAACAGGCATCCCGGATCGAACTCTGGACGCATGAAGACGGAGTGCCCCACAAGGTGGGGCAGTATTCCTCCGTGCGTGACATGCGCATCGACAAGGCGAAGGTGGGAAGCGCCCAAGTGTTCCGGTGTGAGGGGTGGACGGGCTCGCTGATCGTCTCCGGGGAGATCAAGGGCGCCTTGGCGGCCATGGGCGCCACAGGTACGAGGTTCGAGGAGGTCTAG